The following proteins come from a genomic window of Lolium rigidum isolate FL_2022 chromosome 5, APGP_CSIRO_Lrig_0.1, whole genome shotgun sequence:
- the LOC124651255 gene encoding uncharacterized protein LOC124651255 — MAMAAVRFAARRFTGQQSQAILRSAVANEQAVLNRGGSPAYALRRFTSSEVSATKGHRINTEHPSVSGDILIRIAHQKKKELFDLLTEIQMNNDFPYIMRMRDRRLLQRLATHVDRRAVNPEWRRYSREYLINSLLRKGATILAFLYMSDCWSSYFDRKKQVEGADRNSKSSGSGAETIVEE, encoded by the exons atggccatggcggcggttcgaTTCGCAGCGAGGAGGTTCACTGGCCAGCAATCGCAGGCGATTCTTAGGTCGGCCGTTGCGAATGAACAAGCGGTGCTCAACCGCGGCGGCTCGCCCGCCTATGCTCTACGCcggttcacctcctccgaggtttCTGCTACCAAGGGACATAGAATCAACACCGAG CATCCTTCTGTTTCAGGGGATATCCTTATAAGGATTGCTCATCAGAAGAAAAAGGAACTCTTCGATCTGCTCACTGAGATACAGATGAATAATGATTTTCCTTACATAATGAGAATGCGAGACAGGCGGCTTCTCCAGCGTCTTGCCACACATGTTGATCGCAGAGCTGTTAACCCTGAATG GCGCCGGTATTCTCGAGAATATTTAATCAATTCTCTCTTGCGTAAAGGAGCAACTATCTTAGCTTTCCTTTATATGTCTgactgctggagttcatattttgACCGGAAGAAGCAAGTTGAGGGAGCTGACCGCAACAGCAAATCCAGTGGCTCTGGTGCAGAAACAATTGTAGAAGAATAG